In the genome of Deltaproteobacteria bacterium, the window CCGTATCCTTTTTTGAACGGGATCCGTCTATACAACCAAAAAGGTACGAAATCCAAATGCGGAGGAGGGAAAAACCATGGCAACCATAGATGACCTTGTAAAAGTCAGCGGCGTGGTTATCGCCTTTGCATTTGCCCCCGATGGGACACTGGCACAGTATAAGGCGAACGTGGAAGCGCCACCCGAGTTGGCAGCGATGGCAGCGCAGTTTTGCGCATCCATCACCATGAACTTCAACACCCTGGCCGGGGCATTCACGAAGCTGAATGCCATGCCCTGGATGCCTCAACAGGGATGGGCGTACTCCGGCGGTCAGTACACGTGCGTTGTAGGCGATGGTGGGTACAGGGGCGTGTTCGCCGAGACTGCAAAGGCAGATTTCAATCGGCTGTTCAGCACGCTGATCGGAAATCCCTGATCGTGGCAGGCGTGCCGTGGCACACAAGCTTTGCGGGAAGGATGACGGGTGGAATGGAAAGAACCTTTGAAAAGAAGTAAAGGAGGAGGGGTCATGAAGAACACATTGAAGGAAGGATTGGAGTACACACACCGGTATAGGGTCCCGGAAACCAAGACGGTCCCCCATATTTACCGGGAGTCCAAGCCGTTCCAGGAGATTCCGAGGGTGTTTGCCACGGGCTACATGGTCGCTCTCATGGAATGGGCCTGTGCGGAGGCTATGGTGCCCCACCTGGAGCCGGGGGAGTGCAGCGTCGGAGTCGATGTGAACGTTACCCACACTGCGGCGACCCCGCCCGGGATGGAAGTGACTGTCTACGTGCGGTGCACCGGGGTTGATGGGCTGCGCTCGAAATGGGAGATTGTCGCACGGGATGAGGTCGATGAGATCGGAAGGGGAACACACGAGAGATTTACGGTCAATATCGACAGGTTCAATGCCCGGGTTGCAAAAAAAATTGACCAGGCCTCAAATGTTGCCCAGGTACGTTGAGGAAAAAAATAAGGAACGGAACTTTCGGGGTAACAGAANNNNNNNNNNNTGGGAACTGACCCCGGAGTATGCACCTTTTCCTGCCCAAGTTATTGGTGACAGGGCGGAAAATGATTTCATTGCCTCCTCATTTTGGCGAGTGCGGCAGGGACGTGCACCAGGTGGCACTTCGAGCAACTCTCCCTTCCCACCCCCTGGATCAGGGCATTCACCGCCTCGGGGTCGATCTTCGTGCTCTGGAGGGCCTTCTCCAGCTTCCCGATGAGGTTATCTATGTCCTGATCGATATAATACCTGCTCTCCCCGTCGTGACAATTCTGGCAGGATCCCTTTAACGCCTGGAATCTCTCTTTGAACCCCTGAAACTGCGCGCGGGCATTTTCGCTCTGTCCCTGCCTGAGGTTTACGCTGATTCCCGCCATGTTGGTGGCGAGGTACTTTTTGAAGTGAGAGTAGTCGGTCGTCTCCCGGGTCAGCGGATCGTTCACGCTGATTTCGCGGAAGTCGCCCCAGCGGTACTTCTGCTGCACGCGGGCCATTGTTTCTACGTGGCATTCGTGACAGGTCTTGCCTACCTCACCGAAGGCTTTCATTATCTCCGCCCGGTCTTTCGTTTTCAGCACCGCGCCGAGTTTTTCCACCGGTTCTACCGCATAGAACCCCTTCCATTCCGGTATCATTTTTGCCGCCTCGAGATACTGTGACCTGAACTCCGCGAAGTTGTCCCCGGCCCCCTTCAGGTCGTTTTCCATAACATCGACGACGATCCCGGAAAAGGACGTGTCCAGCTTCAACATGTTCAGCAGGTAGGCCTGTTTCCCGGCGACGGGCGGATAGAACTTGTCCAGGGA includes:
- a CDS encoding DUF2173 family protein, whose amino-acid sequence is MATIDDLVKVSGVVIAFAFAPDGTLAQYKANVEAPPELAAMAAQFCASITMNFNTLAGAFTKLNAMPWMPQQGWAYSGGQYTCVVGDGGYRGVFAETAKADFNRLFSTLIGNP
- a CDS encoding cytochrome c, whose amino-acid sequence is MRTIVAILFSVVVLVVAVMNVASGLVSNQPKVQTAEVHREVPIPDSLDKFYPPVAGKQAYLLNMLKLDTSFSGIVVDVMENDLKGAGDNFAEFRSQYLEAAKMIPEWKGFYAVEPVEKLGAVLKTKDRAEIMKAFGEVGKTCHECHVETMARVQQKYRWGDFREISVNDPLTRETTDYSHFKKYLATNMAGISVNLRQGQSENARAQFQGFKERFQALKGSCQNCHDGESRYYIDQDIDNLIGKLEKALQSTKIDPEAVNALIQGVGRESCSKCHLVHVPAALAKMRRQ
- a CDS encoding thioesterase, translated to MKNTLKEGLEYTHRYRVPETKTVPHIYRESKPFQEIPRVFATGYMVALMEWACAEAMVPHLEPGECSVGVDVNVTHTAATPPGMEVTVYVRCTGVDGLRSKWEIVARDEVDEIGRGTHERFTVNIDRFNARVAKKIDQASNVAQVR